A window of Rhodospirillaceae bacterium contains these coding sequences:
- a CDS encoding stimulus-sensing domain-containing protein → MLKFLTKINFKNRRSRLSRRILLINLLALLIPLIGILQTNKYRQTLIEREENVLETDAKIFAAALASTAIIWGEFGEERLSPELALAALKRLESISGHRARLFVPGGILITDTAGTSFASNSIQIEVLPDPSSLGDFNDLLNSLSSFMSYLTFENQKLEMYQEFPIQTASNYPEVVQALDGQNSHMVRQNSSGQLILTAAVPVQLYRRVLGALLLSTDGSNISLAIRRFHMDILLVFLISLSVTTLLSFILSQTIARPIHQLAKAAEEVQILYSSPGKPDRRRRQLTAASILSSAVPHLTHRRDEIGYLSLSLQRMTEALRDQIDNMERFVADVSHEFRNPLTSMRSALENLARTPLAEADQKMISIVQEDIGRLDRLIHDIAESCRLDAEFSKTPPELFDLCHLLNTFVQINRQVSAQAFIIHVPPTPLPVYGHRNRLAQVLQNLVENAQSFSPENGKIYLNAGSTKSDIWFSVGDDGPGIAEENLEKIFERFFSLRPNQEKFGTHSGLGLSICRQIIEAHGGWIVAQNRSPDGSQAGAVFTVTLPAI, encoded by the coding sequence ATGCTAAAATTTCTGACAAAGATAAATTTTAAAAATCGGCGATCGAGGCTATCCCGACGCATATTACTGATTAACTTGCTTGCCTTACTGATCCCGCTGATTGGTATTTTGCAAACCAATAAATATCGGCAAACTTTAATTGAACGGGAAGAAAATGTTTTGGAAACCGACGCCAAGATCTTCGCTGCAGCCTTGGCCAGTACTGCCATTATTTGGGGTGAATTTGGCGAAGAACGTTTATCGCCTGAGCTTGCACTCGCCGCGCTCAAACGTTTAGAAAGCATATCGGGGCATCGGGCCAGGCTATTTGTTCCAGGTGGGATATTGATTACCGATACCGCAGGGACTTCTTTTGCCAGCAATTCCATCCAAATAGAAGTCCTGCCTGACCCATCCTCCCTGGGTGATTTCAACGATCTGCTGAATTCCCTTTCCTCTTTCATGTCATATTTAACGTTTGAAAATCAAAAACTGGAAATGTACCAGGAATTCCCCATCCAAACCGCTAGCAATTATCCCGAGGTTGTCCAAGCCCTTGATGGCCAAAACAGCCATATGGTACGCCAAAACAGCTCCGGGCAATTAATTTTAACGGCGGCTGTCCCGGTCCAGCTTTACAGGCGCGTGCTAGGGGCTCTTTTATTATCCACGGATGGCAGCAATATTTCCTTGGCAATACGGCGTTTCCACATGGATATTTTGTTGGTTTTTTTGATCAGCCTGTCCGTGACCACCCTTTTATCGTTTATTTTGTCACAGACCATTGCAAGACCCATCCATCAATTGGCAAAAGCGGCTGAAGAAGTGCAAATACTATATTCCTCGCCAGGCAAGCCAGACCGAAGAAGACGCCAATTGACAGCGGCCTCTATCTTATCGTCTGCTGTGCCTCATTTAACACATCGACGGGATGAAATCGGCTATTTATCCTTATCGTTGCAACGGATGACGGAAGCCTTGCGAGATCAAATCGACAATATGGAACGTTTCGTAGCCGATGTTTCCCATGAATTCCGCAACCCCTTAACTTCCATGCGTAGCGCTTTAGAAAATTTGGCACGGACACCGCTTGCGGAGGCCGACCAAAAAATGATTTCTATCGTTCAAGAAGATATCGGCAGGCTCGATCGCCTAATCCACGATATTGCCGAATCATGCCGGTTGGATGCCGAATTTTCTAAAACTCCGCCTGAATTGTTTGATTTATGCCATTTGCTTAACACATTTGTCCAAATTAACAGACAGGTTAGCGCCCAAGCTTTCATAATCCATGTTCCACCTACTCCATTACCGGTTTACGGCCACCGGAATCGATTGGCCCAAGTTTTACAAAATTTGGTTGAGAACGCCCAATCCTTTAGCCCGGAAAATGGAAAAATTTATCTCAACGCAGGATCCACCAAATCGGATATATGGTTTTCCGTTGGCGATGACGGGCCGGGCATTGCGGAAGAAAATCTTGAAAAAATCTTTGAACGATTCTTTTCGTTGCGGCCCAACCAGGAGAAATTCGGTACACATTCAGGCCTGGGATTAAGCATATGCCGCCAAATAATTGAGGCCCATGGCGGCTGGATTGTTGCTCAAAACCGCTCCCCTGATGGCTCCCAGGCAGGGGCCGTTTTTACCGTTACCTTACCTGCAATTTAG
- a CDS encoding fumarylacetoacetate hydrolase family protein, translating to MKYATFLYQGQQLAGAVDLGQQTVKPLAFDMMDIIKQKTSFEAPSIPFSQITLLAPIPKPGRNVFCVGKNYHEHLKEVSQTAVSGDAVPEYPIFFTKADNCIIGPNQSIKLPKYLSSKIDYEAELAVVIGKTAKNITLAQADEHIFGYMIANDVTARDIQKRHQQWFLGKSLDTFLPMGPWIVTKEEIGQQDLTIKCWVNGELRQESSISKMIFNIPSLIVTLAAGITLQPGDIIATGTPAGVGMGFNPPRFLRAGDHIKITISHIGDLENRVSE from the coding sequence TTGAAGTATGCGACTTTCTTATACCAAGGTCAGCAATTGGCCGGGGCTGTTGATTTAGGACAACAAACCGTTAAGCCGTTGGCGTTCGATATGATGGATATTATCAAGCAAAAAACATCTTTTGAAGCGCCATCGATCCCTTTTAGCCAAATCACGCTGTTAGCGCCCATCCCCAAACCTGGCCGCAATGTGTTTTGTGTGGGGAAAAACTACCACGAGCATTTGAAGGAAGTCAGCCAAACAGCTGTCAGCGGGGATGCTGTCCCCGAATACCCTATTTTTTTTACCAAGGCAGATAATTGTATTATTGGGCCCAACCAATCCATCAAATTGCCGAAATATTTAAGCTCAAAAATCGATTATGAGGCAGAACTAGCGGTGGTTATTGGCAAAACGGCCAAAAATATTACCCTGGCGCAAGCGGATGAGCATATTTTCGGCTATATGATTGCTAATGATGTGACAGCGCGGGATATCCAAAAACGCCATCAACAATGGTTCCTGGGGAAATCCCTGGATACTTTCCTGCCCATGGGTCCTTGGATTGTTACCAAAGAAGAAATTGGCCAGCAAGACTTAACAATTAAATGTTGGGTCAACGGGGAATTACGTCAGGAAAGCAGCATTTCAAAAATGATTTTTAATATCCCAAGCTTAATCGTTACCTTGGCTGCGGGAATCACCTTGCAGCCGGGCGATATCATCGCGACCGGCACACCGGCAGGCGTTGGCATGGGCTTTAATCCGCCGCGCTTCCTGCGGGCGGGCGACCATATAAAAATCACTATCAGCCATATTGGCGATTTAGAAAACAGGGTTAGCGAATAA
- a CDS encoding response regulator transcription factor, translating to MPEVTAHIALIDDDKNILQSLSIFLKQQGFDVSCFSDGREALHSLVREPMDLVILDIKMPVLDGMKLLQKLRQQSLTPVIFLTSKDEEADEVAGLQIGADDYIRKPFSQRLLLERIRAVLRRHQPLPLQSIAATEHNHHEKIVIKGSLTLNPARHSCAWKNQPVPLTVSEFLLLKLLAAFPGHVKTRDQLIDTAYGQDYYADDRTIDSHIKRIRHKFKKIDSSFDQIETLYGLGYRYKIE from the coding sequence ATGCCTGAAGTAACCGCCCATATTGCGTTGATTGATGATGATAAAAACATTTTACAAAGCCTCTCTATCTTCCTGAAACAACAAGGATTTGATGTGAGTTGCTTTAGTGATGGCCGAGAAGCCTTACATAGCCTTGTGCGCGAGCCTATGGATCTGGTCATTTTAGATATTAAAATGCCGGTTTTGGATGGCATGAAGCTTTTACAAAAATTGCGTCAACAGTCGCTAACGCCAGTCATTTTCCTGACGTCTAAGGATGAGGAAGCGGATGAAGTCGCGGGCTTGCAAATCGGGGCGGATGATTATATCCGTAAGCCTTTCTCACAGCGCTTGTTACTCGAGAGAATCCGCGCAGTCCTTCGCCGTCATCAACCTTTGCCTTTACAATCCATTGCCGCTACCGAACATAATCATCATGAGAAAATAGTTATCAAGGGATCCTTAACCTTAAATCCGGCACGACACAGCTGCGCTTGGAAAAACCAGCCGGTTCCCTTGACCGTCAGTGAGTTTTTGTTGCTGAAATTACTCGCAGCCTTCCCAGGCCACGTTAAGACCCGTGATCAATTGATTGATACCGCCTACGGTCAAGATTATTATGCCGATGACCGCACTATTGACAGTCACATTAAAAGAATCAGGCATAAATTTAAGAAAATTGACAGTAGTTTCGATCAAATTGAAACCCTGTACGGGTTGGGATATCGCTATAAAATAGAGTAA
- a CDS encoding HNH endonuclease: MFADLEACTALVLNADFRPLSYFPLSLWSWQDAIKAVCLERVHILCEYDRYVSSATLRMKIPSVIALREFIPLSRKPAFTRFNVFLRDCFTCQYCGTPHKAAELTFDHVIPRSRGGRTNWDNVATACQTCNMKKGNNLPEVSRMIPLRYPKEPSSWELQEQGRFFPPHHLHQSWRDFLYWDSELEES, from the coding sequence TTGTTTGCAGATTTGGAAGCCTGTACAGCTCTTGTCCTTAATGCCGATTTCCGGCCGCTTAGTTATTTTCCTTTATCATTATGGTCCTGGCAAGATGCCATTAAGGCCGTTTGCCTGGAAAGGGTTCATATCCTTTGCGAATATGACCGCTATGTCAGCAGCGCGACCCTCCGCATGAAAATCCCCAGCGTCATTGCTTTAAGGGAATTTATCCCCCTATCCCGCAAGCCAGCTTTTACCAGATTTAACGTATTCTTGCGCGATTGTTTCACCTGCCAATATTGCGGCACTCCCCATAAGGCCGCAGAACTGACCTTTGATCATGTCATACCTAGGTCAAGAGGGGGAAGAACCAATTGGGATAATGTGGCAACCGCTTGCCAAACCTGCAATATGAAGAAAGGCAACAATCTGCCAGAGGTAAGTAGGATGATCCCGCTGCGCTATCCCAAAGAACCAAGCAGTTGGGAATTACAAGAACAGGGGCGTTTTTTTCCGCCCCATCACCTGCACCAAAGTTGGCGGGACTTTTTATATTGGGACAGCGAACTCGAAGAAAGCTAA
- a CDS encoding FKBP-type peptidyl-prolyl cis-trans isomerase, protein MPPGVTILEDIIGKGPEVQRHRFYRMSLSIWLNQREPLIWSQSPRFMAFGLSDTSQISEDGCALTTDYRLDREFLFEGLCQGIQGMRIGGKKILRIAPFLAYRNQGVEKIIPPNASLKVEIIIHGERKIP, encoded by the coding sequence ATGCCGCCTGGCGTTACAATTTTAGAAGACATTATCGGGAAAGGACCTGAAGTCCAACGGCACCGATTTTATCGCATGTCATTGTCAATCTGGCTCAATCAAAGGGAACCGCTCATATGGTCACAGTCCCCTCGATTTATGGCGTTTGGCCTTTCCGATACAAGCCAAATTTCGGAAGATGGTTGCGCCCTAACCACAGATTACCGGCTTGACCGGGAATTTCTTTTCGAGGGCTTATGCCAAGGTATCCAAGGAATGCGAATAGGCGGAAAAAAGATTTTGAGAATTGCGCCTTTTTTAGCCTACCGTAACCAGGGGGTAGAAAAAATAATTCCCCCGAACGCTTCATTAAAAGTTGAAATCATCATCCACGGGGAAAGGAAAATACCGTAA
- a CDS encoding PTS sugar transporter subunit IIA, producing the protein MIGIVLITHGKLALEFFSTLEHVAGPQENIKCVCIASADNMEHKRQEIQQTIQSVNLGQGVIVLTDMFGGVPSNLAISIMEQEPIEVIAGINLPMLVKLTRIRQSGSLIEAATAAQEEGRKYINIASQVLNNRKATLPLVK; encoded by the coding sequence ATGATCGGGATTGTTTTGATAACCCACGGAAAGTTAGCTTTAGAGTTTTTCAGCACGTTAGAACATGTAGCAGGTCCACAGGAAAATATTAAATGTGTCTGTATCGCCAGCGCCGATAATATGGAGCATAAGCGCCAAGAAATCCAGCAAACCATTCAATCCGTCAATCTGGGTCAAGGGGTCATTGTATTAACCGATATGTTTGGTGGTGTTCCATCCAACCTGGCTATTTCTATCATGGAACAAGAACCGATTGAGGTTATTGCTGGGATTAATTTACCGATGCTCGTGAAATTAACCCGCATAAGGCAAAGCGGTTCTTTAATTGAGGCAGCCACCGCTGCCCAAGAAGAAGGTCGCAAATATATCAATATTGCGTCCCAAGTTCTTAATAATCGAAAAGCAACCCTACCCTTGGTAAAATGA
- a CDS encoding disulfide bond formation protein B: MVKKHPAHTAHIVFILMFCWCFAALFTALMAQYWGGLAPCILCHYQRYPYVAGLLVALVAALFWPSRWLAALGILCIAASGAVAVFHVGVEQQWWAGTNACAGTPIDIGQDPGSFIRALQTQPLVRCDRPAWTWAGISMTGYNLLYAVTGVGLLAYLARATRKGKVNV, encoded by the coding sequence GTGGTCAAAAAACATCCTGCCCATACTGCCCATATTGTTTTTATTTTAATGTTTTGCTGGTGTTTTGCGGCTCTTTTTACAGCCCTCATGGCTCAATATTGGGGCGGGCTTGCGCCTTGCATCCTCTGTCACTATCAGCGGTATCCCTATGTGGCCGGTTTGCTTGTGGCGTTGGTTGCTGCCCTGTTTTGGCCCTCCCGTTGGTTGGCTGCCTTAGGTATTTTATGTATTGCTGCGAGCGGCGCGGTGGCGGTTTTCCATGTGGGTGTTGAGCAGCAATGGTGGGCAGGCACGAATGCTTGTGCAGGCACCCCGATTGATATTGGGCAGGATCCTGGGTCTTTTATCCGGGCCTTGCAAACCCAGCCTTTGGTTCGTTGTGACCGTCCGGCTTGGACATGGGCTGGTATTTCCATGACAGGCTATAATTTATTGTATGCGGTGACAGGGGTTGGTTTATTGGCCTATCTGGCCAGGGCAACCCGGAAGGGAAAAGTGAATGTTTAA
- a CDS encoding demethoxyubiquinone hydroxylase family protein — translation MFNDAYHPPLPGDLSEQESLHQALRVNQAGEYGAIRIYQGQLAVLKDTPTVALVQNMLQQEQKHLDIFNQLLRQEKVRPTLLHPIWHMAGYGLGVITAAMGVKAAMACTVAVEEVIDRHYQEQLAKLPPNQSSLKAVIAECREDECHHRDTALANKANEAPAYPVLKTAIQALTRTAIWLSKKV, via the coding sequence ATGTTTAATGATGCCTACCATCCCCCCTTGCCGGGTGATTTAAGTGAGCAGGAAAGCCTGCATCAGGCCTTGCGCGTCAATCAGGCGGGGGAATATGGGGCGATCCGTATTTACCAAGGGCAATTGGCTGTGCTCAAGGATACCCCTACGGTTGCCCTTGTGCAAAACATGTTGCAACAAGAGCAAAAGCATTTGGATATTTTCAATCAATTATTGCGGCAAGAAAAAGTCCGTCCAACCTTGTTGCATCCGATTTGGCATATGGCTGGCTATGGATTGGGGGTCATCACTGCAGCAATGGGGGTTAAGGCCGCGATGGCTTGTACCGTGGCAGTTGAGGAAGTAATTGACCGGCATTATCAGGAACAATTGGCAAAATTACCCCCCAACCAATCTTCTTTAAAGGCGGTTATTGCCGAATGCCGGGAAGATGAATGCCATCACCGCGATACCGCCCTTGCAAATAAGGCAAATGAGGCGCCTGCCTATCCTGTTTTGAAAACAGCCATTCAGGCCTTGACCAGAACAGCAATTTGGCTGTCAAAGAAAGTTTAG
- a CDS encoding DedA family protein, whose protein sequence is MDEQAIPSKKISFQQRMTRWAEHRWAGFYLFCFAFFESWIFPLPPDIFLIALVIGRPNHWVRWAITCTVGSVVGGMIGYGIGAWLYDTLGQWVVRTYGFESDLARFRQIYAEWGVWIIFLKGLTPIPYKLITIASGIAGFDWRIFLGMSILTRGLRFIIVGFLVYRYGTYVHLMMARYRGLSILLLVILIIAGFASIAFL, encoded by the coding sequence ATGGACGAACAGGCCATACCATCAAAGAAGATATCTTTCCAACAACGGATGACGCGGTGGGCGGAGCACCGGTGGGCTGGCTTTTACCTTTTCTGTTTTGCCTTTTTTGAAAGCTGGATATTTCCACTGCCTCCCGATATTTTTTTGATTGCTTTGGTTATAGGCCGTCCTAATCATTGGGTGCGGTGGGCGATTACCTGCACGGTTGGATCGGTGGTGGGTGGGATGATCGGCTACGGCATCGGGGCTTGGTTATATGACACATTGGGCCAGTGGGTTGTCCGTACCTATGGGTTCGAATCGGACTTGGCAAGGTTCCGGCAGATCTATGCGGAATGGGGTGTATGGATTATCTTTTTAAAAGGGTTAACCCCCATCCCCTATAAATTGATAACCATAGCCAGCGGCATAGCGGGGTTCGATTGGCGGATATTTTTGGGGATGTCGATCTTGACGCGGGGACTGCGATTTATAATTGTTGGGTTTCTGGTTTATCGCTATGGTACATATGTCCATCTGATGATGGCCCGTTATCGTGGGCTAAGCATTTTGCTGCTGGTTATCCTAATTATTGCGGGTTTTGCCAGTATCGCTTTTTTATGA
- the rapZ gene encoding RNase adapter RapZ, with protein sequence MPPSSTLQNHPIIIVTSLSGAGRSTALKAFADMGFYVVDNLPMTFLQAFSYENNESLSHSPFALGIDSRTIGFSSHLLQEVIGRLKAKEGFDVRLLYLDCDNDVLVRRFTETRRRHPLASDRPVMDGIIQERALLAPLKDQADLVIDTSALLAVDLKEKLRQFGSLVLGSSLAITKMSIHLTSFSYRHGLPRDADLVWDLRFLRNPHYQESIRHLSGQTKMVQAYIQADPLYEQFFQSLKTQLLILLPAFEHEGKSYLNIALGCTGGKHRSVFIAEALSNWLLSQGYQPTIKHRDLG encoded by the coding sequence ATGCCCCCATCAAGCACGTTACAAAACCATCCCATCATTATCGTGACAAGCCTTTCCGGTGCCGGGCGAAGCACCGCATTAAAAGCCTTTGCGGATATGGGCTTTTATGTGGTTGATAATTTGCCCATGACTTTCTTGCAAGCTTTCAGTTACGAAAATAACGAATCATTATCCCATAGCCCTTTTGCCCTGGGCATTGATAGCCGGACCATCGGTTTTTCCTCGCATCTCTTACAAGAAGTTATTGGCCGCTTAAAAGCCAAAGAAGGCTTTGATGTACGTCTTTTATACTTGGATTGCGATAATGATGTGTTGGTCCGGCGCTTTACGGAAACGCGACGCCGTCACCCCTTGGCCTCCGATCGTCCCGTTATGGATGGCATTATCCAAGAACGCGCGTTACTGGCGCCACTCAAAGACCAAGCGGATTTGGTGATTGATACTTCCGCGTTATTGGCGGTTGATTTAAAAGAAAAATTGCGCCAATTTGGCAGCCTGGTATTAGGTTCATCCTTAGCCATCACAAAAATGTCGATCCACTTGACATCATTTTCCTATCGACACGGATTGCCGCGTGATGCAGATTTGGTTTGGGATTTGCGCTTTTTGCGTAACCCTCATTACCAAGAATCAATCCGTCATTTAAGTGGGCAAACGAAAATGGTGCAAGCCTATATTCAAGCAGATCCTTTATATGAACAATTTTTTCAATCTTTAAAAACCCAACTTTTGATCCTGTTACCGGCCTTTGAACATGAAGGGAAAAGTTATTTGAACATTGCATTGGGTTGCACCGGGGGTAAACACCGTTCTGTTTTTATAGCGGAAGCATTGTCAAATTGGCTGCTTAGCCAAGGCTATCAGCCGACGATAAAACATCGAGACTTAGGGTGA
- a CDS encoding FAD-dependent oxidoreductase translates to MMKNTKTNVRQLPSSVRQLKLAGGLQFLDLYDRTGIIKLDHAFMEYLEKHQQPLVGRLLAARANPAAAKPLEESNLLIELAPYLEQFIGELFGVENKLQALSAQTHQLAPLYACKRLFVQRQAVKAFKGEEAALFSVGELDQQLTDILGKDWDELAFATKVMEWEKQPDIHQTQKNIALRYAAWATLTPMGQKRHQKGILFHQPHKLDHQHLIPLDVIEKDGVRMLRLPPSKHRSRDGFSLTDVGADLKHALDEAHYCILCHDQGKDSCSKGLRDRKTGEFQKSVFGVTLTGCPLEEKISEMHSLKTQGYAVAALAVAVVDNPMLAATGHRICNDCMKSCIYQKQEPVNIPQVETRVLKDVLELPWGFEIYSLLTRWNPLNIRRPLPKPESGYKILVVGMGPAGFTLAHHLMNDGHSIVAVDGLKIEPLSPNLSGIQHNGQRISFEPIQDYKVLEEDLDKRVLAGFGGVAEYGITVRWNKNFLKIIRLLLERREHFSLFGGVRFGGTITIEAAMNLGFDHIALCAGAGRPTNIPMPYALAKGVRMASDFLMALQLTGAARHESIANLQLRLPVVVIGGGLTAIDTATEAMAYYVRQVEKFAERYQILVGKLGETTVRKNWTAEEAIVSQEFLSHAAAIRAERVAAKKQDRLPKFQSLIESWGGVTVAYRRQLIEAPSYTLNHEEVAIAMEEGIQFAEGVTPLAVEVDEYQAVKGLRVKVEQQGRVSEKILPARSILIAAGTQPNTTLAKEESDIIKVEGRYFQAIDANGLPVKPVQALAKPPVPEMLMSRYPDGRFISFFGDLHPSFFGNVVKAMGSAKQGYPVVSRILSKRLPTTVSAKDLVQQLNQQLPAIVHAVNRLTPNIVEVVLKAPQAASSFKPGQFYRLQNYENYAKYTNHTLLAMEGLAMTGAWTDIEKGLIAVIALEMGGSSDLCAHLQPGEQVVLMGPTGTPTEIVTERLAVLVGGGLGNAVLFSIGAALRAAGTKVLYFAGYKKRQDRYKIEQIEAAADVVVWCCDEAPGFLPERPQDKSFVGNIVEAMAAYASGRLGTPVLSMKETDRLIAIGSDRMMAAVARARHGILAPFISKNHQAIGSINSPMQCMMKEICAQCLQTHRDPVTGKETVVFSCSNQDQPLDHVDWGVLSGRLSQNSLQEKLTALWVDHSLKQLGLRPATTAKV, encoded by the coding sequence ATGATGAAAAATACGAAAACGAATGTGAGGCAGTTGCCGTCGTCGGTTCGGCAATTAAAGCTTGCTGGCGGTCTTCAATTCCTTGACCTTTATGATCGTACCGGCATCATCAAATTGGATCACGCTTTTATGGAGTATCTGGAAAAACATCAGCAACCGTTGGTTGGGCGCTTATTGGCTGCCAGGGCTAATCCAGCGGCTGCTAAACCTTTGGAAGAAAGCAATCTGCTGATTGAATTGGCCCCTTACCTGGAGCAGTTTATCGGTGAACTATTTGGTGTGGAAAACAAATTACAAGCTTTATCAGCCCAAACTCATCAATTGGCGCCTCTCTATGCTTGCAAACGCCTATTTGTCCAGCGGCAGGCTGTCAAGGCTTTTAAAGGGGAAGAGGCTGCTTTATTCTCCGTAGGGGAATTAGACCAACAATTAACGGATATCCTAGGTAAAGATTGGGATGAGCTGGCTTTTGCAACCAAAGTGATGGAGTGGGAAAAACAGCCAGATATCCATCAAACCCAAAAAAATATAGCCTTAAGATACGCGGCCTGGGCAACCTTAACCCCGATGGGACAAAAACGTCACCAAAAAGGTATTTTATTTCATCAGCCTCATAAATTAGATCACCAGCATCTGATCCCCCTGGATGTGATAGAAAAGGACGGGGTGCGCATGCTGCGCTTGCCGCCATCTAAACATCGGTCACGGGATGGTTTTTCTTTAACGGATGTAGGTGCTGATTTAAAGCATGCTTTAGATGAAGCCCATTATTGCATCCTTTGTCACGATCAGGGGAAAGATTCCTGTTCCAAGGGGTTAAGAGACCGCAAAACCGGTGAATTTCAGAAATCCGTATTCGGGGTTACCCTGACGGGCTGCCCTTTGGAAGAAAAAATATCTGAAATGCACAGCTTGAAAACCCAAGGCTACGCTGTTGCAGCGTTAGCGGTTGCGGTGGTGGATAACCCCATGCTGGCGGCAACCGGCCACCGTATTTGCAATGACTGCATGAAAAGCTGCATTTATCAAAAACAAGAACCGGTCAATATCCCCCAGGTGGAAACCCGGGTTTTAAAGGATGTTTTGGAATTGCCCTGGGGCTTTGAAATTTACAGTTTATTAACGCGGTGGAATCCCTTAAATATCAGGCGGCCTTTGCCAAAGCCGGAGAGCGGGTATAAAATACTGGTGGTGGGGATGGGGCCTGCCGGTTTTACCCTTGCCCATCATCTGATGAATGATGGCCATAGCATTGTGGCCGTTGATGGGTTGAAAATTGAACCGCTGTCGCCGAATTTATCCGGCATTCAACATAACGGTCAGCGCATTTCTTTCGAACCCATCCAGGATTATAAAGTGCTTGAGGAAGATCTTGATAAAAGGGTGTTGGCGGGATTTGGCGGGGTTGCTGAGTATGGGATCACCGTCCGTTGGAATAAGAATTTTTTAAAAATCATCCGCCTGCTTTTGGAAAGGCGTGAGCATTTCAGCCTGTTTGGCGGGGTACGTTTTGGCGGCACCATCACCATAGAAGCTGCCATGAATTTAGGTTTTGATCATATTGCTTTATGTGCGGGCGCTGGTCGTCCAACCAATATTCCGATGCCCTATGCCTTGGCGAAAGGGGTGCGGATGGCTTCGGACTTTTTAATGGCTTTGCAGTTGACGGGTGCTGCCCGTCATGAATCTATTGCCAATTTACAACTGCGCTTGCCGGTCGTCGTGATCGGTGGCGGTTTGACCGCCATTGATACGGCTACGGAAGCTATGGCTTATTATGTACGGCAGGTGGAGAAATTTGCCGAACGTTACCAAATATTGGTGGGCAAGTTGGGGGAAACAACCGTCCGCAAAAACTGGACGGCAGAAGAAGCCATTGTTTCCCAAGAATTCCTATCCCATGCGGCAGCCATTCGTGCTGAGCGTGTGGCTGCCAAAAAACAAGACAGGTTACCAAAATTTCAGTCTTTGATTGAATCATGGGGGGGCGTAACGGTTGCTTATCGGCGCCAATTGATAGAGGCCCCCAGTTATACCTTGAATCATGAGGAAGTGGCGATTGCCATGGAGGAGGGGATCCAATTTGCCGAAGGGGTGACCCCGCTGGCGGTTGAGGTTGATGAATACCAAGCCGTCAAAGGTTTAAGGGTGAAAGTGGAGCAACAAGGGAGGGTTAGCGAAAAGATATTGCCTGCGCGCAGCATTTTAATTGCAGCCGGAACCCAACCGAATACCACCTTGGCCAAGGAAGAAAGCGATATCATTAAGGTTGAAGGGCGTTATTTCCAAGCCATTGATGCAAATGGCCTGCCGGTTAAGCCGGTTCAAGCGCTTGCCAAACCACCCGTCCCCGAAATGCTGATGTCACGGTATCCTGACGGCCGGTTTATCAGTTTCTTTGGCGACCTGCATCCGTCTTTTTTTGGGAATGTGGTGAAAGCTATGGGCAGCGCCAAGCAGGGATATCCGGTGGTCAGCCGTATTTTATCGAAGCGCCTGCCAACGACCGTTTCCGCGAAAGATTTGGTGCAGCAACTCAATCAGCAGTTACCGGCAATTGTCCATGCCGTCAACCGGTTGACCCCAAATATTGTGGAAGTGGTGCTAAAAGCCCCACAGGCTGCATCCTCGTTCAAGCCCGGTCAGTTTTACCGCCTGCAGAATTATGAAAATTATGCCAAATACACCAACCATACTTTACTCGCGATGGAGGGATTGGCGATGACGGGCGCTTGGACGGATATCGAAAAAGGCCTGATTGCCGTTATTGCCCTAGAAATGGGGGGGTCTTCTGATTTATGCGCCCATCTGCAACCGGGCGAACAAGTCGTCCTCATGGGGCCAACCGGCACGCCTACAGAAATTGTTACCGAACGACTGGCGGTCTTGGTGGGCGGGGGGCTTGGCAATGCGGTATTGTTTTCAATTGGCGCAGCCTTGCGCGCCGCTGGCACCAAAGTTTTGTATTTTGCCGGATATAAAAAACGCCAAGACCGTTACAAGATCGAGCAAATTGAAGCCGCGGCAGATGTTGTGGTGTGGTGTTGTGATGAAGCTCCGGGATTTTTGCCAGAAAGGCCGCAAGATAAAAGTTTTGTGGGTAATATTGTGGAAGCGATGGCGGCCTATGCCAGCGGCCGTCTTGGCACACCGGTCTTGTCGATGAAGGAAACCGACCGGCTGATTGCCATTGGTTCCGACCGGATGATGGCGGCGGTTGCCCGGGCGCGGCACGGAATTCTGGCGCCCTTTATTTCAAAAAACCATCAAGCCATCGGTTCCATCAATTCGCCGATGCAATGTATGATGAAAGAAATCTGTGCCCAATGTTTGCAAACCCACCGTGATCCGGTAACCGGTAAAGAAACAGTGGTATTTTCTTGTAGCAACCAAGACCAACCACTCGATCATGTGGATTGGGGAGTATTATCCGGGCGTCTATCGCAAAATTCCTTGCAAGAAAAATTAACCGCTTTATGGGTTGATCATTCTTTGAAACAATTGGGTTTACGGCCCGCTACGACGGCAAAAGTTTAG